The Hypomesus transpacificus isolate Combined female chromosome 2, fHypTra1, whole genome shotgun sequence genome window below encodes:
- the rpz2 gene encoding LOW QUALITY PROTEIN: rapunzel 2 (The sequence of the model RefSeq protein was modified relative to this genomic sequence to represent the inferred CDS: inserted 1 base in 1 codon), protein MAQKTGQIVATTIEDKDHLKETAVSLLRAIVKVTYFASTINPXNIITSMLKVAKKCLITEDAEKLDKDLCAIQTKLNSIYLVNQQTLKQIHLDEVNETCSKYAEHINHQYNALNSMMEQVKKDSECSQDYMKDFQILYEGDKSEMSLNVFYSGVVGKTTFASRPLLEVYFEHCNGNRSIMKSKCFFLANLFHTGMITLMAYTIITEDDEDHVMERWLPRVAEIQAKIEEVLERCEGN, encoded by the exons ATGGCACAGAAAACTG GTCAAATTGTAGCAACAACCATTGAAGACAAGGACCATCTGAAAGAGACAGCAGTCAGTCTGCTCAGGGCAATTGTTAAAGTGACATATTTTGCCTCCACCATCAACC CCAACATCATCACCTCCATGTTGAAGGTGGCAAAAAAGTGCTTAATCACTGAGGATGCTGAAAAGCTGGACAAAGACTTGTGTGCGATCCAAACCAAGCTGAACAGCATTTACCTGGTCAATCAGCAGACCCTGAAGCAAATACACCTTGACGAAGTCAATGAGACCTGCAGCAAGTATGCCGAACACATAAACCACCAATACAACGCTCTCAACTCTATGATGGAACAGGTAAAGAAGGATTCGGAATGTTCCCAGGACTACATGAAGGATTTCCAAATACTCTACGAGGGGGACAAGAGTGAAATGAGTCTGAACGTCTTCTACTCTGGTGTTGTAGGGAAAACCACTTTTGCTTCAAGGCCACTGCTCGAGGTTTACTTTGAGCACTGCAATGGAAACCGAAGCATCATGAAATCAAAATGCTTCTTCCTGGCCAATCTCTTTCATACTGGAATGATAACTCTGATGGCATACACAATCATAACCGAGGATGATGAGGATCATGTTATGGAGAGATGGTTGCCTAGAGTAGCAGAGATCCAGGCCAAGATAGAGGAAGTTCTGGAACGATGTGAAGGGAACTGA
- the LOC124478522 gene encoding uncharacterized protein LOC124478522 has product MANALEKVVAQKKEVIENVMEMFEKGAEVLASAVGELFPLCEVAAPVLRLALNNVQSKEVYYVKEQFLTVKNKLDLVSSQLEDIDCEIKKGQVDIRYFAVEENIRNQFRKYMNVLEAKPQFQDVKIKLFQEHFAKTGGDKNIFVLYDAVMGTNNFGESILEVVERCEAKNRRLLEDYCVRMKELFCLGLIALLGHCALNQDTDEEQEQIQVWSAKIEEVESRMKATIQACVASFADQAHQDVKRLLQEKGDHNLQDTAQELLQFLAKKYDWVRWSVRVVKHSGSNYRNWRAGEHFQHVTGQSYFEVPQVNDTDLVVSYSSRPQPVPCDSIQQLLEGLGKKGNAQFVVEVLKEQLDGFVVHAVSRHKECAAAWNFPEDCHYWKRHKNVALCVHSGLTYIMMKEAMDAAFSTIK; this is encoded by the exons ATGGCCAATGCTCTGGAGAAGGTGGTGGCCCAGAAGAAAGAGGTCATCGAGAATGTGATGGAGATGTTCGAGAAGGGGGCAGAGGTGTTGGCCAGCGCTGTGGGAGAACTCTTTCCTCTCTGTGAGGTTGCTGCACCCGTCTTGCGACTAGCCCTAAACAATGTCCAGAGCAAAGAGGTCTACTATGTCAAAGAGCAGTTCTTGACAGTAAAGAACAAGCTGGACCTTGTGTCTTCCCAACTCGAAGACATCGACTGTGAGATAAAGAAGGGGCAAGTAGACATTCGGTACTTCGCTGTTGAGGAGAACATAAGGAATCAGTTCCGGAAGTACATGAATGTTTTAGAGGCCAAGCCACAGTTTCAAGACGTGAAAATTAAACTGTTTCAGGAGCACTTTGCAAAGACGGGGGGagacaaaaatatttttgtcctGTATGACGCTGTAATGGGGACAAACAACTTTGGGGAGTCCATCTTGGAGGTTGTAGAAAG GTGTGAAGCAAAGAACCGACGCCTTTTGGAGGATTATTGTGTGCGGATGAAAGAGCTCTTCTGCCTCGGTCTTATTGCCCTGCTGGGCCACTGTGCCCTAAACCAAGACACTGATGAGGAACAGGAACAAATCCAAGTCTGGAGTGCAAAAATAGAAGAAGTGGAGTCCAGGATGAAGGCCACCATTCAGGCCTGCGTAGCATCTTTTGCGGATCAAGCCCATCAAGATGTTAAACGTCTGCTTCAAGAGAAGGGAGACCATAATCTCCAAGATACAGCCCAGGAACTACTGCAATTCCTGGCCAAGAAGTATGACTGGGTGAGATGGTCCGTCCGAGTGGTGAAGCACTCAGGAAGCAACTACCGAAACTGGCGTGCAGGAGAGCACTTCCAGCATGTGACTGGTCAGAGCTACTTTGAGGTTCCACAGGTGAATGACACTGACCTAGTTGTTTCGTACAGCTCCAGACCTCAGCCCGTGCCCTGCGATAGCATTCAGCAGCTGCTTGAAGGCCTAGGGAAGAAGGGCAATGCTCAGTTTGTGGTAGAGGTCCTGAAGGAGCAGTTGGATGGCTTTGTGGTGCACGCCGTTAGTCGCCATAAGGAGTGTGCGGCAGCGTGGAACTTTCCAGAAGACTGCCACTACTGGAAGAGGCACAAAAATGTGGCACTGTGTGTGCACTCTGG